The Phycisphaeraceae bacterium genome has a segment encoding these proteins:
- a CDS encoding response regulator — MSTLNSKHILIVDNDPAVVTALAARLSANGYRCTTANCGSQALARFDADPPDLIISDLNMPQGDGVALAESIRRVSVIPIILISGFKDAYRKQLRHVRDILFLHKPFVTEELVRLVASAIADTELAVAASSRTSD, encoded by the coding sequence ATGAGCACATTGAACTCGAAACACATTCTCATCGTCGACAATGACCCAGCGGTTGTAACTGCACTGGCAGCACGGCTCAGCGCAAACGGTTATCGCTGCACGACGGCCAACTGCGGCTCGCAAGCGCTCGCTCGATTTGATGCCGACCCCCCGGATCTCATCATTTCTGATCTGAACATGCCTCAGGGTGATGGCGTTGCGCTGGCTGAGAGCATTCGGCGCGTTTCGGTGATTCCGATCATTCTCATCAGTGGCTTCAAGGACGCGTATCGTAAGCAACTGCGGCATGTGCGCGACATCTTGTTTCTGCACAAGCCATTTGTGACCGAAGAACTTGTAAGGCTTGTGGCATCTGCGATTGCAGACACAGAACTTGCTGTTGCAGCATCGAGTCGCACAAGTGATTAA
- a CDS encoding response regulator, protein MSHKVLIIDDEWMIARALSARLGAAGFEMHTASDGFSGIEAARKLLPDAILLDLRMPDIDGFEVLRRMRLEPSLGIIPVIILTANVQDTVRQEARVLGTAGFFCKPYDPELLIACLKRAISRKSVLSYGESS, encoded by the coding sequence ATGTCTCATAAAGTTCTCATCATCGATGATGAATGGATGATTGCGAGGGCACTCTCTGCCCGGCTCGGTGCTGCGGGCTTCGAAATGCACACTGCGTCCGATGGGTTCAGTGGCATCGAGGCTGCACGCAAGTTGCTTCCGGACGCAATCCTGCTCGACTTGCGTATGCCGGACATTGACGGATTTGAAGTCCTGCGTCGAATGCGTCTCGAACCAAGCCTTGGCATCATACCTGTCATCATTCTGACCGCAAATGTGCAAGACACCGTGCGGCAGGAGGCGCGAGTGCTCGGAACTGCCGGCTTCTTCTGCAAGCCATATGACCCCGAACTTCTCATTGCCTGTTTGAAGAGAGCCATCAGCAGGAAGAGCGTACTTTCATATGGAGAATCATCATGA
- a CDS encoding PAS domain S-box protein, translating to MSTPKHLFMNSGIRKTRNTHTEHTSHDQTAPATESESYETSCAVKAASEHAKFEHAQRDFEALSKSLEKHSIVSVTDAKGKIIKVNNAFCAISGYSRKELIGQDHRLINSGYHDKKFWSTMWRTIMAGKPWRGEVCNRAKDGSLYWVDSIIAPFSDADGKLESIVSIRNDITPRKRGELSLHETSSRLSQAVQIGNLGVWDWDLNSGLVHWDTKMFEIYGLAPSPDGLVEYATWTATLDPDDLATQEAILHDTIARGGRSEREFRIRRPDGTTRVIQAADLVRLNDRGRPTSVVGVNRDITIERESQARLKNSLAIIERQNVELSVMAERAHRVVDDVSHEFRTPLSVIKEFASIIADGLAGPVTPEQASYLKIMDGAVMDLNHMVEDLLDSSKLRAGRLRVDRRAHDVAKILTSGRSVLSNKASARSIVIEERIDPCLPLVFADEEKIRRVVGNLMTNAIKFSPERASIILGASCSEQPDEVMISVTDHGPGLTPEEMDRLFGRFQQVSTSRTVAAKGFGLGLSIAQELAWLNLGSLSVRSEKGEGATFYFTLPINQPESVLEHYLRTIRTSENTGEEIAVLRAEVECPIGNSEPDEPQSFLASVTYATDLIYPIVLDQCDASTEQPPTAFWIIGRTKSAEAWTDRLRRTRSQLMSENQIDLAPLRIEMLGHWSFKYQLERGFEDVKNMIIGEQIHVS from the coding sequence ATGAGTACCCCCAAGCACTTGTTCATGAACTCTGGAATCCGCAAGACTCGCAACACGCACACCGAGCACACTTCACACGACCAAACTGCCCCTGCGACTGAGTCGGAGAGCTACGAAACAAGCTGCGCTGTGAAGGCGGCAAGCGAGCATGCCAAGTTCGAACACGCTCAGCGCGACTTCGAAGCGTTGAGCAAGTCACTTGAGAAACACTCGATTGTTTCGGTGACTGATGCAAAAGGCAAGATTATCAAAGTCAACAACGCGTTCTGCGCGATCAGTGGATACTCACGCAAGGAACTCATCGGGCAAGATCATCGCTTGATCAACTCCGGATATCACGACAAGAAGTTCTGGTCGACGATGTGGCGCACAATCATGGCGGGCAAGCCTTGGCGCGGAGAAGTCTGCAATCGAGCCAAGGATGGTTCTCTCTACTGGGTTGACAGCATCATTGCCCCATTCTCGGACGCGGATGGAAAACTTGAATCGATCGTGTCGATTCGTAATGACATCACCCCCCGCAAACGTGGAGAACTCTCGCTGCACGAAACCTCCAGCCGACTGAGTCAGGCCGTGCAGATTGGAAACCTTGGCGTCTGGGACTGGGACTTGAACTCTGGGCTGGTGCACTGGGATACGAAGATGTTCGAGATCTATGGCCTCGCGCCGTCGCCCGACGGATTAGTCGAGTATGCGACCTGGACTGCTACTTTGGATCCTGATGATCTGGCCACGCAGGAAGCGATACTGCACGACACAATTGCGCGAGGCGGACGAAGCGAACGTGAGTTTCGTATTCGCCGACCCGACGGCACGACGCGGGTCATTCAGGCTGCTGACCTGGTTCGACTCAATGACCGCGGCAGACCCACTTCTGTCGTCGGAGTTAATCGCGACATCACAATTGAACGAGAGTCGCAGGCACGTCTCAAGAATTCGCTGGCAATCATCGAACGGCAAAACGTGGAACTGTCGGTCATGGCCGAGCGAGCGCACCGCGTGGTGGACGACGTCTCGCACGAGTTTCGTACACCGCTGTCGGTCATCAAGGAGTTCGCTTCGATCATTGCCGATGGACTCGCCGGCCCCGTCACTCCGGAGCAGGCGTCGTATCTGAAGATCATGGACGGCGCGGTGATGGATTTGAATCACATGGTCGAGGACCTGCTGGATTCGAGCAAGTTGCGGGCCGGCCGTCTTCGCGTGGATAGAAGGGCTCATGATGTCGCAAAAATACTGACGTCAGGCCGATCTGTCCTTTCTAACAAGGCTTCAGCACGGTCGATCGTAATCGAAGAGCGCATCGATCCTTGTCTGCCTCTCGTCTTTGCAGATGAGGAGAAAATTCGCCGTGTGGTCGGGAATCTCATGACCAATGCGATCAAGTTCTCGCCCGAACGAGCGTCGATCATTCTGGGGGCATCGTGCTCTGAGCAACCTGATGAAGTCATGATTTCGGTAACCGATCACGGCCCCGGTCTGACGCCCGAAGAGATGGATCGATTGTTCGGTCGATTCCAGCAGGTGTCCACATCGCGAACAGTTGCTGCAAAAGGCTTTGGCCTGGGGCTTAGCATCGCACAGGAACTCGCCTGGCTGAATTTGGGTTCACTATCCGTCCGAAGCGAGAAGGGCGAGGGAGCAACATTCTACTTCACGCTTCCAATCAATCAGCCCGAGTCGGTGCTCGAACACTACCTCAGGACCATTCGGACAAGTGAGAACACGGGAGAAGAAATTGCGGTGCTCAGGGCTGAAGTCGAGTGCCCAATCGGCAACAGCGAGCCCGATGAGCCTCAGTCATTTCTTGCGTCAGTCACGTACGCTACCGACTTGATCTATCCGATTGTGCTCGATCAATGCGACGCCAGCACAGAGCAGCCTCCGACGGCATTCTGGATCATTGGGCGCACGAAGTCTGCCGAGGCGTGGACCGACAGACTCCGCCGAACACGATCTCAACTCATGAGCGAGAACCAGATCGACCTGGCTCCACTCAGAATTGAAATGCTGGGGCATTGGAGTTTCAAATATCAGCTCGAGCGCGGGTTTGAGGATGTCAAGAACATGATTATCGGGGAGCAGATTCATGTCTCATAA
- a CDS encoding response regulator — protein MAHKILLADDDQSFLHSLAVRLRAEGFEVLCVQDSYQAVDQARRKWPDVMILDINMPAGDGFTVQDRVEKMVHLKGVPVIYLTGERSERVAQIARAHQAFALIYKPFDTSELLSTIGAALDAPRPCPAL, from the coding sequence ATGGCACATAAAATTCTGCTGGCAGATGACGACCAGAGTTTTCTTCACTCACTCGCTGTTCGTTTGCGGGCCGAGGGATTTGAGGTTTTGTGTGTGCAGGATTCGTATCAGGCCGTGGATCAGGCTCGCCGCAAGTGGCCGGATGTTATGATTCTCGATATCAACATGCCTGCGGGCGACGGCTTCACAGTCCAGGACCGCGTGGAGAAAATGGTCCACCTCAAAGGTGTTCCGGTGATCTACCTGACAGGTGAACGCTCGGAACGCGTTGCACAGATCGCGCGAGCGCACCAGGCCTTCGCGCTGATCTACAAGCCGTTCGACACAAGCGAACTGCTCTCGACCATCGGTGCGGCCCTCGATGCGCCGAGACCATGCCCGGCTTTGTGA
- the gap gene encoding type I glyceraldehyde-3-phosphate dehydrogenase has translation MPTRIGINGFGRIGRLVYRAACQQGDVEVVAVNDLVPSDNLAYLLKYDTMHGRFTIGGKPASVEAAEGSFTVNGRTTRTLAERDPTNIPWGDMGVDYVLESTGLFTDYDGAAKHIASGPAGKGAKRVLISAPTKSTDTVKTLCYKVNHEQYDPKTDVIVSNASCTTNCLAPITKVILDTFGFEEGLMTTVHAATATQPTQDGPSKKDWRGGRNAYMNIIPASTGAAKAVGLCIPPVKGKLTGMSFRVPTADVSCVDLTFRTSRPTSMTDINAAMKAAASGPMKGVLAYTEEEVVSSDFIGDAHSSIYDAKAGIELNDRFFKIVSWYDNEAGYAHRCLDMLRFMAGKDA, from the coding sequence ATGCCCACCCGCATCGGAATCAATGGCTTCGGTCGCATCGGTCGCCTCGTCTATCGCGCCGCCTGCCAGCAGGGCGATGTCGAAGTCGTCGCTGTCAACGATCTAGTCCCCTCCGACAACCTGGCGTATCTGCTCAAGTACGACACCATGCACGGCCGCTTCACCATCGGCGGCAAACCCGCCAGCGTCGAGGCCGCCGAAGGCTCGTTCACCGTCAACGGCCGCACCACGCGCACGCTCGCCGAGCGCGACCCGACCAACATCCCCTGGGGCGACATGGGCGTCGATTACGTCCTTGAATCAACCGGTCTCTTCACCGACTACGACGGCGCGGCCAAGCACATCGCCTCAGGCCCCGCGGGCAAGGGCGCCAAGCGTGTGCTCATCAGCGCCCCGACCAAGAGCACCGACACCGTCAAGACCCTGTGCTACAAGGTTAATCACGAGCAGTACGACCCCAAGACCGATGTGATCGTCTCCAACGCCAGCTGCACCACCAACTGCCTGGCACCCATCACCAAAGTCATCCTCGACACCTTCGGCTTCGAGGAAGGCCTGATGACCACCGTCCACGCCGCCACCGCGACCCAGCCCACGCAGGATGGACCATCGAAGAAGGACTGGCGCGGCGGTCGCAACGCCTACATGAACATCATCCCCGCCAGCACCGGCGCCGCCAAAGCCGTGGGCCTGTGCATCCCGCCGGTCAAGGGCAAACTGACGGGCATGAGTTTCCGCGTGCCCACCGCCGATGTTTCGTGCGTCGATCTGACCTTCCGCACCAGCCGACCGACGAGCATGACCGACATCAACGCCGCCATGAAGGCCGCCGCCAGCGGGCCGATGAAGGGCGTGCTGGCCTACACCGAAGAAGAAGTCGTGTCGAGCGATTTCATCGGCGATGCCCACAGCAGCATCTACGACGCCAAGGCCGGCATCGAACTCAACGACCGATTCTTCAAGATCGTCTCGTGGTACGACAACGAAGCGGGCTACGCCCACCGCTGCCTCGACATGCTGCGCTTCATGGCGGGCAAGGACGCGTAA
- a CDS encoding DEAD/DEAH box helicase — protein MSFIDLGLSEPIVRAVAAEGYTAPTPIQAQAIPHALAGRDVLGCAQTGTGKTCAFALPILQRLTPEPRDGERQGGRKPMHGGRAPRALILAPTRELASQILESFIAYGRGLPLRHTAIFGGVSQSRQVAAMRGGVDVVIATPGRLLDLINQGCVDLRSIEVLVLDEADRMLDMGFINDIRKIVAMVPKERQTLLFSATVSPEIRSLVDSMLRDPVHVQTARESATADMVTQSVYMIERAKKPLLLEHLLRQGDVGRTLVFTRTKHGADRLVKFLHGAGINAEAIHGNKSQNARTRAMQGFRNGATRVLVATDIASRGIDVDDITHVVNFDMPIDAETYVHRIGRTARAGASGIAVSFCDRDEKGVLGAIERRTQIRLTVARDFPDFAALIASRPPRIQPAAPITQERAPRQNASKSGGPRRVRNSRPPNDAGHTDASGNSRPSGMTGAQQRTRRRKPHRGQTNASHS, from the coding sequence ATGAGTTTCATTGATCTGGGGCTGTCAGAGCCCATCGTTCGCGCTGTCGCTGCCGAAGGCTACACCGCGCCTACTCCCATTCAGGCACAGGCCATTCCGCATGCGCTCGCAGGTCGCGACGTGCTCGGCTGTGCCCAGACCGGCACCGGCAAGACCTGTGCCTTCGCGCTTCCGATCCTCCAAAGACTCACACCAGAGCCTCGCGATGGTGAGCGACAGGGTGGTCGCAAGCCAATGCACGGCGGACGCGCGCCGCGTGCTCTCATTCTCGCCCCAACACGCGAACTCGCTTCGCAGATTCTCGAAAGTTTCATCGCTTATGGCCGAGGCTTGCCGCTGCGCCACACCGCCATCTTCGGCGGGGTGAGCCAGTCCCGGCAAGTCGCCGCAATGCGAGGCGGGGTCGATGTCGTCATCGCGACGCCCGGCCGCCTGCTCGACCTGATCAATCAGGGCTGCGTCGATCTGCGCTCGATCGAGGTTCTCGTTCTCGACGAGGCCGACCGCATGCTCGACATGGGCTTCATTAATGACATTCGCAAGATCGTGGCGATGGTCCCCAAGGAACGCCAGACACTCCTTTTTTCAGCCACGGTGTCGCCCGAGATTCGCTCGCTCGTCGATTCGATGCTGCGCGATCCGGTGCACGTCCAGACCGCTCGCGAATCGGCCACAGCCGACATGGTCACGCAAAGTGTCTACATGATCGAACGCGCCAAGAAGCCCCTGCTTCTCGAACACCTGCTTCGCCAAGGCGATGTTGGCCGCACGCTCGTCTTCACCCGCACCAAACACGGGGCCGATCGTCTCGTCAAGTTTCTTCATGGCGCAGGCATCAACGCCGAGGCGATCCACGGCAACAAATCACAGAACGCCCGCACACGCGCCATGCAGGGCTTTCGCAATGGCGCGACTCGCGTCCTTGTCGCCACTGATATCGCATCGCGCGGCATCGACGTCGACGACATCACGCATGTCGTCAACTTCGATATGCCAATCGACGCCGAGACGTATGTCCACCGCATCGGACGCACTGCTCGCGCTGGCGCCAGTGGCATCGCAGTATCCTTCTGCGACCGCGACGAAAAGGGCGTTCTCGGGGCCATCGAACGCCGCACGCAGATCCGCCTCACCGTTGCACGTGATTTTCCTGACTTTGCAGCCCTGATCGCAAGCCGTCCGCCGCGCATCCAACCCGCCGCTCCAATCACCCAGGAACGCGCACCACGCCAGAACGCTTCAAAGTCAGGCGGTCCGCGCCGAGTGCGCAACAGCCGGCCACCCAATGACGCAGGGCATACTGACGCTTCCGGAAACTCTCGCCCGTCGGGCATGACCGGCGCGCAGCAACGCACCCGCCGCCGCAAGCCTCATCGCGGGCAAACCAACGCTTCGCATTCCTGA